A single window of Streptomyces griseoviridis DNA harbors:
- the tatA gene encoding Sec-independent protein translocase subunit TatA — MLRNGLEPWHLLIVALVVIVLFGSKKLPEAARGLGKSMRILKSEAKAMKEDEAPAPTAAGDLAAQTVEAQEPQGGPVAARPAGEAAQPAR, encoded by the coding sequence ATGCTCCGCAACGGACTGGAACCCTGGCACCTGCTGATCGTGGCCCTCGTGGTCATCGTGCTGTTCGGCTCGAAGAAGCTGCCCGAGGCGGCCCGCGGGCTGGGCAAGTCGATGCGCATCCTCAAGAGCGAGGCGAAGGCCATGAAGGAGGACGAAGCCCCCGCGCCGACCGCCGCCGGTGACCTCGCCGCGCAGACCGTCGAGGCCCAGGAGCCCCAGGGCGGGCCCGTCGCCGCCCGTCCGGCGGGCGAGGCCGCCCAGCCCGCCCGCTGA